The region ACAGGCACTTCTGGTTATAGTGGCGAACCCATTGGCTTTGAAACCGAAGCCTTTGCCATCTATGACACCATGAAATACATTAAACCTCCCATCCACACCATTTGTATTGGTTCCGCGATGGGTATGGCTGCCATGTTATTGAGTGCTGGTACTAAAGGTTGCCGCGCCAGCTTACCCAACGCTAGTATTATCCTGCACCAGCCCAAGAGCTACGCCCAAGGTCAAGCAACTGATATTCAGATTCGGGCGAAAGAAGTTCTGGCAAACAAAGCATCGATGGTTGAGATTTTGAACCGTACCACCGGACAGACGGCCGAAAGAATCACCAAAGACATGGATCGTCTCTTCTATATGAGCGCATATCAAGCCAAAGAGTACGGTTTAATCGATCGCGTGTTTGAAAAAGAAGAACTCGCTAATCCACCAGTACCAACTAGTGTCCTCTAAATAGTGCTGAGTGCTGAGTAGAAAGTGCTGAGTTATGAACAACTTCTAACTCTTCACTTTTAACTCTTAACTTTTATTCCTCACTCAGCACTCAGCACTCAGCACTAAAAAACAATTAATCACAAACGGAGTTAATCATGCCTATAGGCGTTCCTAAAGTTCCTTACCGGATGCCCGGAGGACAGTATACAGATTGGATTAGCATCTACGATCGCCTTTACCGGGAACGGATTATTTTCTTGGGGCGTGATGTTGATGATGAAATTGCTAACCAAATCATCGCCGTTATGCTGTATCTGGATTCAGAAGACCCAGGTAAAGATATTTATTTGTATATCAACTCTCCTGGTGGGATGGTAACATCTGGTTTGGCGATTTATGATACGATGCAACACATCAAATCTGATGTTGTGACCATTTGTGTCGGTCTGGCGGCTTCAATGGGTTCTTTCTTGTTGACTGCTGGGACAAAAGGCAAGCGCCTAGCATTGCCCCATTCCCGGATTATGATTCACCAACCTTCCGGCGGAACCCGTGGACAAGCCACTGACATCGAAATCGAAGCCAGAGAAATTCTGCGGATTCGCCATCAACTCAATAACATTTACGCTCAAAATACTGGTCAACCCTTGGCCAAGATTGAGAAAGACATGGATCGTGACTTCTTTATGTCCGCCCAAGAAGCCAAAGAATACGGATTGATTGACCGTGTGATTGAAGAGCGAATCTAGAAGGTAGGGAGTAGGGAATTGGGAGTAGGGAGTAGGGAAAAATTCACCACTCCCCATTCACTACTCCCCACTCCCTTACAAAACTGTCTAGTTTGAACTATAAATTAGAAAATTTTTGTTTATCATTAAAACCTCATGCTAAAGGCAGAATGCTGATAGCTGTATATTAGATAGCTGATATCTCGAAATGGATCTAGGAGATTGCTACCGTTTATTGGGTTTAAGGTCGGGAGCCTCGTTTGCAGAAATCAAATCGTCTTACAGACGACTGGCGCAGCAATATCACCCCGATATCAACCCAGATGACAAAAAAGCTAAAGATAAGTTTATTGCCTTGACAGAAGCTTATAGGCTGCTCTTAACGGTGGTACCGCCAGAAGAAACAGTCGAGCAGCCGTCAGGTCAACAGTTTGTGTCTAGGGGCGAGGACGCAAAAGCCACGCCGAAAACCACAGTCACTACAGAAACCTTTGTGGCTAGGCGCGAGGAACCAAAGGCGACTCGTCAAGATGCTGCACCAAAAACCACAGTCACCACGGAAAAACCACAGTCACCGCCTGCGAATATTGCGGAAATTGAACAACGGCTGAAGTGGAAGACTTATGAGCAGTTGCAAAGATTTTTGAAAGAAAAAAGATTTCCCCAAGCGATCGCCCTGGCGGAAGCCTTGGTAGACCGTTTACCCAAAGATGCGGAAGTTCGCCAATGGTTAGCGATCGCTTATCAAATTTGGGGTAGGGCGCTGATTAACGATAATCAAGTTCTCAAAGCCAGAATTTACCTGAAAAAAGCCCTCAAAACTGATCCTAATAACAAAGCTTTGTGGAACGAAGTCCAAAGGGATTTTCAGAAAATTGAGCAAATTTTTTAAAATTTGTCATTTTTGACAAATTCACGTATATTTAACCACCAGCATCTCTGTAAGAATCAGGGTTAGAATTATAAAAAAGTGATAAGTGCTTCATTGCCGACTGATAAACAAAAAGATACTGTTATCTTTATCTGCCAA is a window of Aulosira sp. FACHB-615 DNA encoding:
- a CDS encoding ATP-dependent Clp protease proteolytic subunit, with translation MDISPIKAVQAPYYGDNFYRTPPPDLPSLLLKERIVYLGMPLVPAVTELIVAQLLYLQSDDPDKPIKIYINSTGTSGYSGEPIGFETEAFAIYDTMKYIKPPIHTICIGSAMGMAAMLLSAGTKGCRASLPNASIILHQPKSYAQGQATDIQIRAKEVLANKASMVEILNRTTGQTAERITKDMDRLFYMSAYQAKEYGLIDRVFEKEELANPPVPTSVL
- a CDS encoding ATP-dependent Clp protease proteolytic subunit yields the protein MPIGVPKVPYRMPGGQYTDWISIYDRLYRERIIFLGRDVDDEIANQIIAVMLYLDSEDPGKDIYLYINSPGGMVTSGLAIYDTMQHIKSDVVTICVGLAASMGSFLLTAGTKGKRLALPHSRIMIHQPSGGTRGQATDIEIEAREILRIRHQLNNIYAQNTGQPLAKIEKDMDRDFFMSAQEAKEYGLIDRVIEERI
- a CDS encoding J domain-containing protein produces the protein MDLGDCYRLLGLRSGASFAEIKSSYRRLAQQYHPDINPDDKKAKDKFIALTEAYRLLLTVVPPEETVEQPSGQQFVSRGEDAKATPKTTVTTETFVARREEPKATRQDAAPKTTVTTEKPQSPPANIAEIEQRLKWKTYEQLQRFLKEKRFPQAIALAEALVDRLPKDAEVRQWLAIAYQIWGRALINDNQVLKARIYLKKALKTDPNNKALWNEVQRDFQKIEQIF